From Spirosoma agri, one genomic window encodes:
- the metH gene encoding methionine synthase, protein MGTMIQRYELSEADYQGERFRGYPHDVKGNNDLLSITQPQIIQEIHKQYLEAGADIIETNTFSSTSIAMADYHMEELAYELNYESARIAKDVADEITKQNPDKPRFVAGALGPTNRTASLSPDVNNPGYRAVTFDNLVDAYYEQVRGLVEGGADLLLVETIFDTLNAKAALFAIDKYFAENPERTVLPIMVSGTITDASGRTLSGQTTEAFLYSISHLPLLSVGLNCALGAELMRPYIQTLAKEAPFFTSAYPNAGLPNEFGEYDETPDMMALQIEDFVKSNFINIVGGCCGSTPDHIRAIAQVAAKYPPRQVPEPEPYQKLSGLEPLKITELTNFLNVGERTNVTGSKKFARLIKEGNYDEALSIARGQVEGGAQVIDVNMDEGMLDSVEAMTTFLNLIAAEPDIARVPIMVDSSKWEVIEAGLKCVQGKAIVNSISLKEGEEAFIERANLVKRYGAAAVVMAFDETGQADSYERRIQICERAYRILVDKVHFNPQDIIFDPNILTVATGIEEHNNYAVDFINATRWIKENLPLAKVSGGVSNISFSFRGNDFVREAMHSAFLYHAIRAGMDMGIVNAGQLEVYDSIPKDLLERCEDVLLNRRDDATERLVDFAETVKAKGKAIVQDDAWRKESVHERLKHALIKGITDYIDQDVEEIRQQVARPLHIIEGPLMDGMNVVGDLFGAGKMFLPQVVKSARVMKKAVAYLTPFIEAEKTGGESSFAGRILMATVKGDVHDIGKNIVGVVLGCNNYEIIDLGVMVPTQKILEEAKKHNVDIIGLSGLITPSLDEMVGVAKEMERQGFTMPLLIGGATTSRVHTAVKIDPHYSGPVVHVLDASRSVPVAGRLVNELQSTRDTIFTEIKAEYAKVRDDHARRRQDKATLTIEKARENRTPIDWTNFEPTKPTFLGNRYFDDYPIAELADYIDWTPFFQTWQLHGKYPAILNDAVVGNEARQLFDDAKKLLKEVINNKLLKAKAVVGFFPANSADDDVLLHNYEEQVREVPCERHGSHRHIEYKISRAQSQTSVSSAGELIYDTKTVLHFIRQQNQKAPGLPNFCLSDFIAPLESGREDYIGGFAVTAGIGIEALIDKYERDHDDYNSIMIKAIADRLAEAFAERMHERVRTEFWPYATSEKLTGEQLIKEEYQGIRPAPGYPACPDHTEKGTLFNLLDATKIGIELTESYAMYPASSVSGFYFSHPESKYFAVGKINKDQIQDYALRKDMPIEEIERWLAPVLSYDA, encoded by the coding sequence ATGGGAACGATGATTCAACGGTACGAGCTTAGTGAAGCCGATTACCAGGGAGAACGCTTTAGAGGATATCCGCACGACGTAAAGGGAAACAACGATCTGCTGTCGATCACACAGCCGCAGATCATTCAGGAAATTCATAAGCAGTACCTCGAAGCTGGTGCCGATATTATCGAGACCAATACCTTCAGCAGTACGTCGATTGCCATGGCGGATTACCACATGGAAGAACTGGCGTATGAACTGAACTACGAATCGGCCCGGATTGCCAAAGACGTTGCGGACGAAATAACGAAGCAAAATCCGGATAAGCCGCGCTTTGTGGCCGGTGCACTGGGACCCACAAACCGCACGGCCTCGTTATCGCCCGATGTCAACAACCCCGGCTACCGGGCTGTTACGTTCGATAATCTGGTCGATGCGTACTATGAACAGGTTCGTGGCCTGGTCGAAGGGGGAGCCGATTTGTTGCTGGTCGAAACCATATTCGATACGCTCAACGCCAAAGCCGCGCTGTTTGCAATCGACAAATATTTCGCGGAGAATCCGGAGCGGACCGTGCTGCCGATCATGGTGTCGGGAACCATTACCGATGCCAGTGGCCGGACATTGTCGGGGCAAACGACTGAAGCGTTTCTCTACTCGATTTCGCACTTGCCATTATTAAGTGTGGGGCTGAACTGTGCGCTCGGTGCTGAACTGATGCGGCCCTATATTCAGACGCTGGCCAAAGAGGCTCCGTTCTTCACCTCGGCCTACCCGAATGCGGGGTTACCGAACGAATTTGGTGAATACGATGAAACGCCGGATATGATGGCGTTGCAAATCGAAGATTTCGTTAAGAGCAATTTTATCAACATCGTTGGGGGTTGCTGCGGCTCAACGCCCGATCACATTCGGGCCATTGCCCAGGTAGCCGCCAAATACCCGCCCCGTCAGGTGCCGGAGCCGGAGCCCTATCAGAAACTGAGTGGTCTGGAACCGTTGAAAATCACGGAGCTGACCAACTTTCTGAACGTGGGTGAGCGGACCAACGTGACGGGTTCGAAAAAATTTGCCCGACTTATTAAAGAAGGCAATTACGATGAAGCCCTGAGCATTGCCCGGGGGCAGGTGGAAGGGGGCGCGCAAGTGATCGACGTCAATATGGACGAAGGCATGCTGGATTCGGTGGAGGCCATGACCACGTTCCTGAACCTGATCGCTGCCGAACCCGACATTGCGCGCGTCCCGATCATGGTCGATTCGTCCAAGTGGGAAGTTATCGAAGCTGGTCTGAAATGCGTTCAGGGCAAGGCGATTGTGAACTCTATTTCGCTGAAAGAAGGCGAGGAAGCATTCATCGAACGGGCCAATCTTGTCAAACGCTACGGAGCTGCTGCGGTGGTGATGGCATTCGATGAAACGGGTCAGGCTGACTCCTATGAACGACGCATCCAGATTTGCGAACGGGCGTACCGGATTCTGGTCGATAAGGTCCATTTCAATCCGCAGGACATCATCTTCGATCCGAACATCCTGACAGTGGCAACGGGTATCGAAGAACACAATAACTACGCCGTCGACTTTATCAATGCTACCCGCTGGATCAAAGAAAACCTGCCGCTGGCCAAAGTGAGCGGGGGCGTATCCAACATTTCGTTCAGTTTCCGGGGGAATGACTTCGTACGCGAAGCAATGCACTCGGCCTTCCTGTACCACGCCATTCGGGCGGGTATGGACATGGGTATCGTTAACGCTGGCCAGCTGGAGGTATACGATAGCATTCCTAAAGATTTGCTGGAACGTTGTGAAGATGTCTTGCTGAACCGCCGGGACGACGCGACCGAACGCCTGGTCGATTTTGCCGAAACGGTAAAGGCCAAGGGGAAAGCCATTGTTCAGGATGATGCGTGGCGTAAGGAATCGGTGCATGAGCGGCTCAAACATGCGCTCATCAAGGGCATTACGGATTATATCGATCAGGATGTAGAAGAGATCCGGCAGCAGGTTGCGCGCCCGTTGCACATTATCGAAGGACCACTGATGGACGGTATGAACGTTGTCGGTGATCTGTTCGGTGCCGGTAAAATGTTCCTGCCGCAGGTCGTGAAATCGGCGCGGGTCATGAAAAAAGCCGTGGCTTACCTCACCCCGTTTATCGAAGCCGAAAAAACAGGTGGCGAATCGTCCTTTGCGGGCCGAATCTTGATGGCAACGGTCAAAGGTGACGTTCACGACATCGGTAAAAACATCGTTGGCGTCGTGCTGGGTTGTAATAATTACGAAATTATCGACCTCGGTGTGATGGTACCGACGCAGAAAATTCTGGAAGAAGCGAAGAAACACAACGTAGATATTATTGGGCTAAGCGGGTTAATTACGCCCTCGCTCGATGAGATGGTTGGCGTTGCCAAGGAGATGGAACGGCAGGGATTCACCATGCCGCTGCTGATCGGTGGCGCTACCACATCGCGGGTGCATACGGCCGTCAAGATCGATCCGCACTACTCGGGGCCGGTTGTTCACGTGCTGGATGCCAGCCGAAGCGTTCCGGTAGCGGGTCGTCTCGTCAACGAGTTGCAATCAACGCGGGATACGATCTTCACGGAAATCAAGGCCGAATATGCCAAAGTGCGAGACGATCACGCCCGGCGTCGGCAGGACAAGGCCACGCTGACGATCGAAAAAGCCCGCGAAAACCGGACGCCCATTGACTGGACTAACTTCGAGCCAACGAAGCCGACATTCCTGGGTAACCGCTATTTTGACGATTACCCTATTGCCGAACTGGCTGACTACATTGACTGGACGCCTTTTTTCCAGACGTGGCAGTTACACGGCAAATATCCGGCTATCCTCAATGATGCCGTTGTTGGTAACGAAGCCCGTCAGCTGTTCGATGACGCAAAGAAGCTTTTGAAGGAAGTAATCAATAACAAATTGCTGAAAGCCAAAGCCGTTGTTGGATTCTTCCCGGCTAACTCCGCGGATGATGATGTGTTATTGCACAATTACGAAGAGCAGGTGCGCGAGGTTCCGTGCGAACGGCATGGGTCGCACCGGCACATCGAATACAAAATCAGCAGAGCGCAATCGCAGACGTCGGTTAGTTCGGCGGGTGAGTTAATTTACGATACCAAAACGGTGCTGCACTTCATCCGTCAGCAAAATCAGAAAGCACCCGGTTTGCCGAACTTCTGCCTGTCTGATTTTATTGCGCCTTTGGAAAGCGGTCGGGAAGATTATATCGGTGGATTTGCCGTTACGGCTGGTATCGGCATCGAAGCACTGATCGACAAATACGAACGCGATCATGACGACTACAACAGCATCATGATAAAAGCCATTGCCGACCGGCTGGCAGAAGCCTTTGCCGAGCGTATGCACGAGCGCGTACGGACCGAATTCTGGCCCTACGCGACCAGCGAGAAATTGACCGGCGAACAGCTTATCAAGGAAGAGTATCAGGGCATTCGGCCCGCGCCAGGCTATCCGGCCTGTCCTGACCATACCGAAAAAGGTACGTTATTCAACCTGCTGGATGCAACGAAGATCGGTATCGAACTGACCGAAAGTTACGCCATGTATCCGGCTTCGTCGGTGAGCGGTTTTTACTTCTCGCACCCCGAATCGAAATATTTTGCCGTTGGTAAAATCAACAAAGATCAGATTCAGGACTACGCCCTGCGGAAAGACATGCCGATTGAAGAGATCGAGCGTTGGCTGGCTCCTGTGCTGAGTTACGACGCATAA
- a CDS encoding fasciclin domain-containing protein, with product MKAFKLVFSVITLLAVSQFSFAQEKTVTVGGAPMYPSKNIVENAVNSKDHTTLVAAVKAAGLVETLSGPGPFTVFAPTNKAFDKLPKGTVETLVKPENKSTLTGILTYHVISGKMSAADLMKAIADGGGKATLTTVAGGTLTAMQKGKKIELMDAKGGTATVTIADVNQSNGVIHVIDSVLLPQ from the coding sequence ATGAAAGCGTTCAAACTAGTCTTTTCAGTGATTACCCTGTTGGCCGTTAGCCAATTCTCTTTTGCCCAGGAAAAAACCGTTACGGTAGGTGGTGCTCCTATGTACCCATCAAAAAATATCGTTGAGAATGCGGTGAACTCGAAGGATCACACCACATTGGTAGCAGCCGTTAAGGCCGCTGGTTTGGTTGAAACCCTGTCTGGACCCGGTCCGTTCACCGTGTTCGCTCCAACGAACAAAGCGTTCGATAAACTACCCAAAGGCACGGTTGAAACACTGGTTAAGCCAGAAAACAAATCGACGCTGACGGGCATCCTGACGTATCACGTGATATCAGGTAAAATGAGCGCGGCTGATCTGATGAAAGCCATTGCTGATGGTGGCGGCAAAGCAACCCTGACAACCGTTGCCGGTGGCACACTGACTGCTATGCAGAAAGGCAAAAAAATCGAATTGATGGATGCTAAAGGTGGCACCGCTACAGTTACGATTGCGGATGTTAATCAATCAAATGGCGTAATTCACGTAATTGATTCGGTTCTGTTGCCCCAGTAA
- a CDS encoding type II toxin-antitoxin system HicA family toxin yields the protein MKLSVLTKLLREKGWEVVQKHKSYSLFGHSIRNQAACYIIPATGSDQLPIGTLNAILRAAGNKSGSSSHWTTQLRYTKAVNVIIEKQGKSIWGRIEIPGLLATTRGRTVDEVISLLRSVLIGCASDEYTCYKSTLDSIIFQPLYDTTAVWDLFKQMKANHIAGNAGIDMESINQFMTGSTFPSVEQAERLEASIHELGRQLMQVSIR from the coding sequence ATGAAATTATCAGTACTTACTAAATTACTCCGTGAAAAAGGGTGGGAGGTTGTCCAGAAACACAAAAGCTACAGCTTATTCGGTCACTCAATAAGGAACCAGGCTGCCTGCTATATCATTCCTGCCACCGGTTCAGATCAGCTTCCCATAGGTACGCTCAATGCGATACTACGAGCGGCAGGGAACAAGTCAGGCAGTAGCAGCCACTGGACCACTCAACTTCGCTACACGAAAGCAGTAAACGTAATTATTGAAAAACAGGGTAAATCCATCTGGGGTCGCATTGAGATACCGGGCCTTCTGGCAACGACGCGTGGTCGTACCGTAGATGAGGTTATCAGTCTGCTGCGAAGCGTTCTGATTGGCTGTGCATCCGATGAATACACCTGCTACAAATCCACGCTCGATTCGATCATTTTTCAGCCTCTCTACGATACAACAGCCGTCTGGGATCTTTTCAAGCAGATGAAAGCCAACCACATTGCGGGGAATGCAGGCATCGATATGGAATCGATCAACCAATTTATGACCGGCTCAACGTTCCCTTCTGTCGAACAGGCAGAACGACTGGAAGCGTCTATTCACGAATTAGGCCGCCAGTTGATGCAGGTTTCTATACGCTGA
- a CDS encoding NAD-dependent epimerase/dehydratase family protein codes for MVILLTGAAGFIGSHLTEHLLGLGHTVIGFDNFDNQYDPARKQLNLRLIKGHRNVNVIEGDIRDQTLLADVLRRYQCDTVVHLAARTGVRDSVREPALCLDVNVNGTLSLLEAMRTTNVRRLVMASSSSVYGNSTFVPFREDDDANLPLSPYAMSKRSAELLTHTYHHLHGFNVACLRFFTVYGPRQRPEMAISRFTEKMFGGQPITIFGDGNTSRNYTYIYDTVMGITSAINHLNGFDLLNIGGAASTNLRDLVSMIERAVGRKAVIDWQPNQPGDVTLTCADLHRASNRIGYFPSIQIEEGINRFVRWYQQSVLCS; via the coding sequence ATGGTAATTTTACTCACTGGAGCAGCCGGTTTCATCGGCTCCCACCTGACCGAACACCTTTTAGGCCTTGGTCATACGGTCATTGGCTTCGATAATTTTGACAATCAGTACGATCCGGCCCGGAAGCAACTGAATCTCCGCCTGATCAAAGGACATCGCAATGTCAACGTGATCGAAGGCGACATCCGCGATCAAACGTTGCTAGCCGATGTGCTGCGCCGATACCAGTGCGACACCGTTGTTCACCTTGCCGCCCGGACAGGTGTCCGCGATTCGGTTCGTGAACCGGCGCTCTGCCTCGATGTGAATGTGAATGGCACCTTGTCGCTGCTGGAAGCCATGCGAACAACAAACGTCCGGCGTCTGGTTATGGCGTCGTCGTCGTCCGTGTATGGCAATTCAACGTTTGTTCCATTTCGCGAAGATGACGACGCCAACCTACCGTTGTCACCCTATGCCATGTCGAAGCGATCGGCTGAACTGCTGACCCATACGTACCATCATCTTCATGGATTTAATGTAGCCTGCCTCCGCTTTTTTACGGTATATGGCCCTCGCCAGCGTCCCGAAATGGCCATTAGCCGGTTTACGGAGAAAATGTTTGGCGGGCAGCCCATCACAATTTTTGGCGACGGCAATACGTCCCGCAATTACACTTATATATATGATACCGTGATGGGCATCACCAGCGCGATCAACCACCTCAACGGATTCGATTTATTGAATATTGGAGGAGCGGCATCGACGAATCTGCGTGACCTGGTCAGTATGATCGAGCGGGCTGTTGGCCGGAAAGCCGTCATTGACTGGCAACCAAATCAGCCCGGCGACGTAACCCTGACTTGTGCCGATCTGCACCGCGCGAGTAACCGGATCGGCTATTTTCCATCCATTCAAATCGAAGAAGGAATCAACCGTTTCGTCCGGTGGTATCAGCAGTCGGTTCTGTGTTCGTAA
- a CDS encoding tyrosine-protein phosphatase — protein MGFWQTIRQTITSRSSQTPEDLADSCFWRVDMHSHLIPGIDDGVKDPEQSLACLKQLAAWGIQKVITTPHVSRDWYPTESATLRESQVILQALATENNLNLQIEVAAEYLLDEFFPALLAADDILTFGDARYLLFEVGWAAAPRQLDDLLFRMQTRGYTPVLAHPERYSFYYEDQATLASLHEKGCLFQLNWGSLTGRYGERAQAQGRFLLKKGWVNFVGSDLHRPADFPSLAALFSTADYELLRKQPLLNESLL, from the coding sequence ATGGGTTTCTGGCAAACCATTCGGCAAACGATTACTTCGCGTTCTTCTCAGACACCAGAAGACCTGGCAGATTCATGTTTCTGGCGGGTTGATATGCACTCGCATCTAATTCCCGGTATTGACGACGGTGTGAAGGACCCCGAACAATCCCTTGCCTGTCTGAAACAACTGGCGGCCTGGGGTATTCAGAAAGTTATTACGACACCACACGTCAGCCGTGACTGGTACCCAACCGAATCGGCTACGCTGCGGGAAAGTCAGGTTATCCTGCAAGCCCTTGCTACCGAAAACAACCTCAACCTGCAAATTGAAGTAGCCGCCGAATATCTGCTCGATGAATTTTTTCCTGCCCTGCTGGCGGCTGATGACATCCTCACCTTCGGCGATGCTCGTTACCTGCTTTTTGAAGTAGGTTGGGCAGCGGCCCCCCGACAACTGGACGATCTGCTGTTTCGTATGCAAACCCGTGGCTATACTCCTGTACTTGCTCATCCGGAACGTTATTCATTTTACTACGAAGATCAGGCCACGCTCGCCAGTCTGCACGAGAAAGGCTGTTTGTTTCAGTTGAACTGGGGTTCGCTGACGGGTCGGTATGGCGAACGGGCTCAGGCACAGGGCCGGTTTCTGCTGAAAAAAGGCTGGGTCAACTTTGTTGGTAGTGACTTGCACCGGCCCGCCGACTTTCCTTCTCTTGCTGCCCTGTTCTCAACCGCCGATTACGAATTGCTCCGTAAACAACCGCTTCTCAACGAATCGCTGCTGTAA
- a CDS encoding nucleotide sugar dehydrogenase — MNISIFGLGYVGCVSLGCLAQNGHQVVGVDVNKTKVDQINDGRATIVEKDIDAIIATQHLLGRIRATTDFREAIFNTDLSIIAVGTPTTAQGHLNLTYILNVAEHFGNVLREKEGFHVVALRSTVMPGTCEKIAAMIEERSGKTRNVDFAVVSNPEFLREGTAVYDYYHPPLTLIGTESERAAAVVRSLYDELPAEVIVAETKTAEIMKYVNNTYHALKISFANEVGNICSSLGIDSHEVMDIFCKDKQLNISKYYFKPGFAYGGSCLPKDLKGLQTLAHDLYLQVPVINSIHRTNEIQMQRAIAVLMRHSHRNIGFLGIGFKAGTDDLRNSPAVELAETLLGKGFSLKIYDRNVHTSKLTGTNKEYIDQHIPHLSRLMVQDAQELTEWSDVLVVCTKEAEFVHVLSETSNKVVLDLVRIQADVDASNQYIGINWSQDATDSPAQLTFR; from the coding sequence ATGAACATCAGTATTTTTGGTCTTGGCTACGTAGGATGCGTGAGCCTTGGGTGTTTGGCCCAGAATGGTCATCAGGTGGTAGGTGTCGATGTTAATAAGACCAAGGTCGATCAGATTAATGACGGCCGGGCAACCATTGTTGAGAAAGACATAGACGCCATTATTGCCACACAACATTTGCTGGGTCGGATTCGGGCCACGACTGATTTCCGGGAAGCGATTTTTAATACAGACTTATCCATCATTGCGGTCGGAACGCCCACGACCGCACAGGGCCATCTGAATCTGACCTACATCCTGAACGTTGCCGAGCATTTTGGCAATGTACTTCGGGAAAAAGAAGGCTTTCACGTCGTTGCGCTGCGGTCGACCGTAATGCCGGGCACCTGCGAAAAAATCGCGGCCATGATTGAGGAGCGTTCCGGAAAAACGCGTAATGTGGACTTTGCGGTTGTGAGCAATCCTGAGTTTCTGCGGGAAGGTACGGCGGTCTATGATTATTACCATCCACCTCTGACGCTGATTGGTACTGAGTCTGAGCGGGCTGCGGCTGTGGTGCGGAGTCTCTACGACGAATTACCCGCCGAAGTTATTGTGGCCGAAACGAAAACGGCTGAGATCATGAAGTACGTGAACAATACGTACCACGCGCTGAAAATTTCGTTCGCCAATGAGGTTGGAAACATCTGTTCGTCGCTCGGTATCGATTCGCACGAGGTGATGGACATTTTCTGTAAAGACAAACAGCTCAATATTTCCAAATACTACTTCAAACCAGGCTTTGCCTACGGTGGGTCTTGCCTGCCCAAAGACCTGAAAGGACTACAAACGCTGGCCCATGACCTGTATCTTCAGGTGCCGGTGATCAACAGCATTCATCGCACGAACGAGATTCAGATGCAGCGGGCCATCGCTGTCCTGATGCGCCATAGCCACCGGAACATCGGATTTTTGGGAATCGGGTTTAAAGCCGGAACGGATGATCTCCGCAATAGCCCTGCCGTTGAACTGGCCGAAACGCTGCTGGGAAAAGGTTTTTCCCTCAAGATTTATGATCGCAATGTGCACACCTCAAAACTGACGGGGACTAATAAGGAATACATCGATCAGCATATTCCCCACCTGTCGCGATTGATGGTGCAGGATGCGCAGGAGCTGACGGAGTGGAGTGATGTACTGGTTGTCTGCACCAAAGAAGCCGAATTTGTGCATGTTCTGAGTGAAACGAGCAATAAGGTAGTACTTGATCTGGTCCGGATTCAGGCCGATGTAGATGCCAGCAATCAGTATATCGGTATCAACTGGTCGCAGGACGCAACTGATTCCCCCGCTCAATTAACGTTCAGATAG
- a CDS encoding glycosyltransferase family 4 protein: MDTTNYENLAGKHILIIVENLPVPFDRRVWQEATTLREAGAEISIICPKMKGYTDAFEQLDGIDIYRHPLPVEASGALGYLVEYGTSIFWWYWYAIRIFAKKRIHVIHGCNPPDLIFTVALPFKLLGVKYVFDHHDINPEFYLAKFDKKDFFYRLMLMFERITYKVADVSIATNESYKEIAVRRGKMKPEKVTIVRSGPKLERLRIVPGNVAYKKGRRYLVGYLGVIAQSEGLDLLLEAVKKIVAVRQDVQFAIVGGGTSLDEMKALAGTLGVADYVDFYGRVPDDLLLEVLNTTDLCVNPDRPTEMNNLSTMNKIMEYMALKKAIVQFDLKEGRFSAQKASLYARPNDLDDFAAKITYLLDNETVRTEMAEFGYRRVANELSWTHERGKLLRLYDRLLAPKGQPVEEPINTEVGVID; this comes from the coding sequence ATGGATACAACCAACTACGAAAATCTGGCGGGTAAGCATATTCTGATCATTGTCGAAAACCTTCCGGTTCCGTTCGACCGACGCGTGTGGCAGGAGGCCACCACGTTGCGCGAGGCCGGTGCTGAGATCAGTATCATCTGCCCGAAAATGAAAGGCTATACCGACGCGTTCGAGCAGCTCGACGGTATCGATATTTATCGCCATCCGCTGCCGGTCGAAGCGTCGGGAGCACTGGGTTATCTGGTCGAATACGGCACGTCTATTTTCTGGTGGTACTGGTACGCCATCAGGATTTTCGCCAAAAAGAGAATTCACGTCATTCACGGCTGCAATCCGCCCGACCTGATTTTTACGGTTGCGCTGCCGTTCAAATTGCTCGGTGTAAAATACGTCTTTGATCACCACGACATCAATCCGGAGTTCTATCTGGCTAAATTCGATAAGAAAGACTTTTTCTATCGGCTGATGCTGATGTTCGAACGGATCACCTACAAAGTAGCGGATGTCAGTATTGCAACGAACGAATCGTACAAAGAAATCGCGGTTCGACGGGGCAAAATGAAGCCGGAGAAAGTAACGATCGTGCGGAGTGGTCCTAAACTGGAACGGCTCCGGATCGTTCCCGGCAACGTCGCGTACAAGAAGGGTCGTCGGTATCTGGTTGGCTATCTGGGTGTTATTGCGCAAAGCGAAGGGCTTGACTTACTGCTCGAAGCGGTGAAAAAAATTGTCGCTGTTCGCCAGGATGTGCAGTTCGCTATTGTGGGCGGAGGAACCAGCCTGGATGAAATGAAGGCGCTGGCCGGTACACTGGGTGTTGCGGACTACGTGGATTTCTACGGCCGCGTTCCCGACGATCTGTTGCTGGAGGTACTGAACACGACCGACCTCTGCGTGAACCCCGACCGGCCTACGGAGATGAATAACCTCTCCACCATGAACAAGATCATGGAGTATATGGCCCTTAAGAAAGCCATCGTTCAGTTCGATCTGAAGGAAGGTCGGTTCTCGGCCCAGAAAGCATCGCTCTATGCCCGCCCGAACGATCTCGATGATTTCGCAGCGAAGATTACCTACCTGCTCGACAACGAAACGGTTCGTACGGAAATGGCCGAATTTGGCTACCGACGGGTGGCCAATGAATTATCGTGGACGCACGAACGAGGCAAGTTGCTGCGGCTATACGACCGGCTGCTAGCTCCCAAAGGGCAACCGGTTGAGGAGCCAATTAACACCGAAGTTGGCGTAATAGACTAA